A stretch of the Zeugodacus cucurbitae isolate PBARC_wt_2022May chromosome 6, idZeuCucr1.2, whole genome shotgun sequence genome encodes the following:
- the LOC105210325 gene encoding E3 ubiquitin-protein ligase lubel has protein sequence MDYRYLFFAFILNVTPILSDGGKEPYITQTVYGFLDFTTTIGNTVMVFSPQSAPPIGKIELPTNIIETKPFVAKPTEDESIKPTKPTNSEKPQTNKPVEKNLKSTIVEAQKNKNNNNSNVKIVTSSSVVVTAQTSEEPAEEQPALQIENNVFEYDLLSRQPAEYAEETYRVINNKATDKPRNRLNQRRTYEASSEATVLHETTTVNRLKPSQAVENKPHAPSGPKGKKPKIRTTPTAPRVLKTTTSSLTKPAPQEQKNNRLSGSNRHNGKGNRGNNHEQEHVTITESVVESSQVTQSHKKSSSRSKPKRKSKNNRSSAAAHKSSSAIVLASSAEPPRKTFRSKVRPSNVESPASTSVYMFKLNRTPGRWQYTTTPKPRVAIRKGQEGNTTKSVDAFAGNPSLNVISDNGDLESSGSQNGAVVNNIDQGGNYQHLVETLNVEISTPADFKDTYYELATIKTPYAFQVGGLKKTRFITVTSTIEKTLTPDPTEVQIPDGPLTENILAPSSREVNFLRDTHVTTLKPVHITEHTETPSLETVVDSFSTTTKKLRTQVLPIVFDVNNETSYVTLTQTYDITSLITVTKTLSPLETDLPLRSFTDFGANLDEAGSEINLELEFGDEDNAENTKDDKSYRPKLSDIADLFGKSSNLTAEDLQRLALWKLQNPSQQFSSLLMPSIPQYTPESTLPFPPITPSINPFLLPLQQFQTITSSIVHETIATQTNSKVLKLTFGARTAYTTIFSSEVVPTRATSYITTSIPVQPTQPAFPGYFPPPYPQYYLG, from the exons ATGGACTACCGATATTTAttctttgcttttattttgaatg taacTCCTATCCTATCGGATGGTGGTAAGGAACCGTATATTACACAGACTGTTTATGGATTTTTGGATTTCACAACAACGATAGGCAATACAGTTATGGTATTTTCACCACAAAGTGCGCCACCGATCG GTAAAATTGAGTTACCAACCAACATAATTGAAACAAAGCCATTTGTTGCAAAACCCACGGAAGACGAAAGTATTAAACCAACCAAACCAACGAACTCCGAAAAGCCACAGACTAATAAGCCTGTGGAGAAGAACTTAAAATCTACTATTGTTGAGGCtcaaaagaataaaaacaacaataatagtaatGTCAAAATAGTAACGAGTAGCTCGGTGGTGGTCACGGCACAAACATCGGAGGAGCCCGCCGAAGAGCAACCCGCACTACAAATAGAAAACAATGTTTTTGAATATGATTTACTCTCACGCCAACCAGCCGAATATGCCGAAGAAACATATCGTGTCATTAACAATAAGGCAACGGATAAACCACGTAACAGACTTAATCAACGTCGCACTTACGAAGCGTCTTCCGAAGCAACTGTGCTACACGAAACAACAACTGTGAATCGTTTGAAACCAAGTCAAGCGGTTGAAAATAAACCACATGCACCCAGTGGACCGAAAGGCAAGAAACCGAAAATAAGAACAACTCCAACAGCACCACGTGTTTTGAAGACGACAACATCTTCGTTAACGAAACCAGCGCCACAAGAGCAGAAGAATAATCGGCTCTCCGGCTCGAATCGTCACAATGGCAAAGGCAATAGAGGTAATAATCACGAGCAGGAGCATGTAACCATAACCGAATCTGTGGTTGAATCGTCACAAGTTACACAGAGTCATAAAAAGAGTTCGTCACGTAGTAAACCCAAAAG gaaaagcaaaaataatcgATCATCAGCTGCGGCGCATAAAAGTAGTAGTGCGATCGTTTTGGCTTCCTCTGCCGAGCCGCCACGCAAAACATTCCGTTCCAAAGTACGACCCTCAAATGTAGAATCGCCGGCTTCAACTAGCGTCTATATGTTCAAATTGAATCGTACACCTGGTAGATGGCAGTACACCACAACGCCGAAACCGAGAGTAGCAATACGTAAGGGTCAGGAGGGTAATACCACTAAATCCGTTGACGCTTTTGCCGGTAATCCCAGTCTAAATGTAATATCGGATAACGGTGATCTGGAATCATCGGGTTCACAAAACGGTGCTGTTGTCAATAATATCGATCAAGGTGGAAATTATCAACATCTAGTGGAGACCTTGAATGTGGAGATATCGACACCAGCTGATTTTAAGGATACCTACTACGAGTTGGCGACCATCAAAACACCGTACGCTTTTCAA GTCGGTGGTTTGAAGAAGACCCGCTTCATAACAGTCACCTCAACGATCGAGAAAACGCTGACGCCCGATCCAACCGAAGTACAAATACCAGATGGTCCactaactgaaaatattttggcGCCATCATCACGGGAAGTCAACTTTCTACGTGATACCCACGTCACAACACTGAAACCGGTACATATTACCGAACATACCGAAACGCCAAGTTTGGAAACGGTGGTGGACTCATTCAGCACGACAACGAAGAAATTGCGCACACAAGTTTTACCCATTGTCTTTGATGTCAATAATGAGACATCATATGTGACATTAACACAAACTTACGACATCACAAGCCTTATAACGGTGACGAAAACCCTCTCACCACTGGAAACTGATCTGCCACTACGGAGCTTTACTGACTTTGGTGCTAATCTGGATGAGGCGGGCTCCGAAATCAATCTGGAATTAGAGTTCGGCGATGAAGATAATGCAGAAAATACAAAGGATGACAAATCGTATCGTCCCAAATTATCAGATATAGCGGATCTCTTTGGCAAGTCTTCGAATCTAACGGCTGAGGATCTACAAAGACTGGCGTTGTGGAAACTGCAAAATCCTTCACAACAATTTTCCTCGCTGCTAATGCCCAGCATACCGCAATACACGCCAGAGAGCACTTTGCCATTCCCGCCCATCACGCCCTCCATAAATCCATTCCTGTTGCCTTTACAGCAATTCCAAACGATAACCTCCAGTATTGTGCACGAGACAATCGCCACACAGACGAATAGTAAAGTTCTGAAATTAACCTTCGGTGCACGTACGGCATACACGACGATTTTCTCGAGTGAAGTTGTGCCGACACGTGCGACCAGTTACATTACCACATCCATACCCGTTCAGCCAACGCAACCGGCCTTCCCCGGCTACTTTCCACCACCATATCCACAATATTATCTCGGTTAA
- the Gprk1_0 gene encoding G protein-coupled receptor kinase 1 encodes MADLEAVLADVSYLMAMEKSKCTPAARASKRLVLPDPSVRSVMYKYLEKESELNFHKIFNQILGYLLFKDFCENDSEEPIQQLKFYEQIKNFEKTESYEERKELAREIYDNFIMEEMLSHTYEYSKEAVASVQKYLLKNEVPVNLFEPYIEEIFNHLKGKPFKKFLESDKFTRFCQWKNLELNIQLTMNDFSVHRIIGRGGFGEVYGCRKADTGKMYAMKCLDKKRIKMKQGEMLALNERTMLQAVSTGMDCPFIVCMTYAFHTPDKLCFILDLMNGGDLHYHLSQHGVFNEDEMKFYAAEVILGLEHMHKRFIVYRDLKPANILLDENGHIRISDLGLACDFSRKKPHASVGTHGYMAPEVLSKGTAYDSCADWFSFGCMLYKLLKGHSPFRQHKTKDKHEIDRMTLTMNVELPDCFTPELRSLLDSLLQREVDKRLGCMGNGADEVKMHPFFSGIDWHQVYVQKYTPPLIPPRGEVNAADAFDIGSFDEEDTKGIKLTDSDQELYKFFPLTISERWQQEIAETVFESVNIETDKIEQKKKSKQKQHFDADEKESDCILHGYIKKLGGSFASLWQTKYAKLYPNRLEMHSESGSNKPELIFMDQIEDISSDFIHYKGEQCIQIRVNDGSRDGRIVLTNSDEIGLKEWAFSLRSAHKKSQELLGSMARKAGKIYGSERDGNKSLYILTGSNPISKVSNGSN; translated from the exons GATATTTGCTCTTCAAAGACTTTTGTGAAAATGACTCCGAGGAACCAATACAGCAGCTAAAGTTTTATGAACAG ataaaaaattttgagaaaacagAAAGCTACGAAGAGCGCAAAGAGTTGGCACGCGAAATATATGACAATTTTATCATGGAAGAAATGCTCTCTCACACATAC GAATATTCCAAAGAAGCTGTAGCCAGTGTACAGAAGTATCTTTTAAAAAATGAAGTACCCGTTAATTTATTTGAG CCTTATATCGAGGAGATTTTTAACCACCTAAAAGGAAAGCCGTTCAAAAAGTTCTTGGAGAG CGACAAATTCACACGTTTTTGTCAATGGAAGAACTTGGAGCTTAATATACAG ttgacCATGAACGACTTCAGTGTGCATCGCATTATCGGACGCGGTGGCTTTGGCGAAGTGTACGGCTGTCGAAAAGCTGACACTGGCAAAATGTATGCCATGAAATGTTTGGATAAGAAGCGCATCAAAATGAAACAAGGCGAAATGTTGGCGTTAAATGAGCGCACTATGTTGCAAGCAGTGAGCACAGGG ATGGATTGTCCTTTCATTGTTTGCATGACCTATGCATTTCATACACCCGACAAGCTGTGCTTCATACTGGATTTAATGAACGGCGGCGATTTACATTATCATCTTTCCCAGCACGGTGTGTTCAATGAGGATGAGATGAAGTTCTATGCAGCTGAG GTTATACTGGGCTTGGAGCACATGCACAAACGCTTTATTGTCTACAGAGACTTAAAACCTGCTAACATTTTACTCGACGAAAATGGACACATTCGTATCTCCGATTTGGGTTTGGCATGTGATTTTTCGCGCAAAAAACCACACGCCTCGGTGGGCACACACGGCTATATGGCGCCAGAGGTGCTCTCGAAAGGCACTGCCTATGACTCATGTGCCGATTGGTTTAGTTTCGGCTGTATGCTGTACAAATTGCTAAAGGGTCATTCACCGTTCAGACAGCACAAAACAAAAGATAAACACGAAATCGATCGTATGACCTTGACTATG AACGTTGAATTACCCGACTGCTTTACGCCCGAACTGCGAAGTCTTTTGGACTCCTTGCTACAGCGTGAGGTTGATAAACGACTGGGATGCATGGGTAATGG TGCGGACGAAGTGAAGATGCATCCATTCTTCTCAGGTATCGATTGGCACCAAGTCTATGTTCAAAAATATACACCTCCATTAATTCCACCGAGAGGCGAGGTTAATGCCGCCGATGCATTCGACATTGGCTCCTTCGATGAGGAGGATACGAAAGGCATTAAGCTAACCGATAGCGATCAAGAGCTATACAAATTCTTTCCACTTACAATTTCCGAGAG GTGGCAACAAGAAATCGCCGAAACAGTATTCGAAAGCGTTAACATTGAAACCGATAAAATCgagcaaaagaaaaaatccaaacaaaagcaacatttcGATGCCGACGAAAAGGAATCGGACTGCATTTTACAtggttacataaaaaaattgggTGGCTCATTCGCATCGCTTTGGCAAACCAAATACGCTAAACTTTATCCAAATCG attggAAATGCACTCTGAGAGTGGTAGCAATAAGCCAGAGTTGATTTTTATGGACCAAATCGAGGATATTTCATCTGACTTCATACATTACAAGGGCGAACAATGCATACAAATACGCGTTAATGACGGTTCACGTGATGGACGCATAGTGCTAACCAATTCA gATGAAATCGGCTTAAAAGAGTGGGCTTTCTCCTTGCGTTCTGCACATAAAAAATCACAAGAGCTTTTAGGCTCTATGGCACGAAAAGCAGGAAAAATCTATGGCAGCGAACGTGATGGAAATAAATCTTTGTACATATTAACGGGTAGCAATCCAATTTCCAAAGTTTCCAATGGATCCAACTAG